AGGTCGACTCGCTGCGTATGCGCCCTCGGTCGGAGTCGATGGAGCGGGCCGAGCGCTCATCGTCTGGCTGCGCGACGACCCGGGTTCGCAGAACGACCCGGTGTACGCGCAGGCGTTCGACGCGTTCGGCGCTCCCGACGGGCTGCCTTTTCCCATCCGCGCTGCGGGTCCGCGCGGCTTGTCTCCCTCGGTCGCGGGGCTCCGCGGAGGGGGCTGGGTGGTCGCGTTCGCGATCGACGACGCGTTCAACCGGCGCATCGGGTTTCATATCGTCGCTCCAAACGGAGCCGTGGGTCCCGAGCGATCCATAATCACGTACGGCGGGTATCCCGCTGTCGCAGCGCTCGGGTCCGGGTTCGTCCTCGTCTGGACCTACAGCTCCACCCTCTGGGCGCAACGGTTCAGCGCGACGGGGGCACCCGCGTCGGGAAGCTTCATTGCGGGGGAGGCCGGGCAGTACAGCCCCCCCGGGGTGGTCGCGTCCTCAGGAGAAAATTGGTTCGTGGCGTGGTGGGGGAGCCTCGATGGAAACGAGGGCCACGTGTTTGGGCGAACGTTCCGGTCCACGAGCCCGCGTGGCCCAACGGCCGACTTTGGTACGGGCAGCTCGCCTGCCGTCACCGCCATCAGCGACACCGAGTTCGCGCTGACTTACCGAGAGTCAACCGCACCGCGCGCCGTGCTCGTCCGCCGCATTCCTCTTGATTCGCCGCTGGCCCAGACTCCGATAGTGGTCGGTCACACCACCCCGAACACGCGGCAGCAATCCGTTGTCCCCTATGGCGACAGCCTGCTGGTCGCGTGGACCGACGAGACGGATGCTCGCGTGATCGCCGCGGTCGGCCCGACTCCACTCAATGTAGGGGACGCGAGCGCGACGCTGGCCGCGCTGCCCGGGAACGGCTGGGACATCTCGGTGGTGCCGTCTCCCCCTCCGGGACCTGGGTCGTCTCGCCCGCGTCGACTTCGTATTTTTCGCCCATCGAGGTCACGCTGCTCCGCCGCCCCTGAGCTCATGGGCCCACGCCGCGAGCGACGGCGTCGACGTTTGCGAGCGTAGCGGTGCGGCGCCTACGCGAGAGGTGCTCCTTGCCCCCCACCCCCCCTTGTGTATAGTGCCGCGACCATTCTCGGGCGCGGGGGTCCCTCTGGACTCATGCCCGCCCGTACCGGAGCGCAGACGTGGCCAGCGAGAACGACCAAGACAACGACCTCGACGCAGCAGAGCCGACCGACAGCGGCCCTTCGCCCAGTGAGGCCACCGCGTCCCCCGCCACCCCAGCCAAGCTGGCCCCCGAGGCGCGCAAGGCGCTGACCGCAGGCGAACGCTTGGCGGCGGCCAAGGCGGCGAAGGCCACGCAGAAGTCGGCCAAGGCGGCGGCGCGCAAGCCGGTCGAGGAAGCGGCCGAGCCCGAAGAAGTGGTGGAGGACGAGGTCCAGGCGCGCGCAGTCGCGGCTACCTCCTGGGTCCACGACCACCAGGCCACCATCGTCAAGGTCCTCGGCGGCGCAGCGCTCGTCGCGGCCGTGGTGCTGGGGGTCCAGTACTTCAGCGGCACCTCGGCGCGGGCATCGGGTGAGCTCATGAGCTCGGCGCTCGTGGTGGCCGCGTCGCCCACCGGTGAGGCCGAAGAGGGCGAAGTCCTCCGCCCCGGTGAACAGCGCTACGCCGACGAAGCCGCGCGCGATGCTGCCCTGGTGACGGCGTACGAGCGAGTGGTCAGCGAGCAGCCGGACAGCTCGGCAGCCGCTTGGGCGCGCCTGTCGCTCGGTCGCGTCAAGCTGGATGCCGGCGAGTTCGCCGACGCTCGCGCGCTGTTCGAGGCCGCGATCGAGGGCGCCGAGGGAGGCGACCTGACGCTGCGTGCGGCGGCCATCGAGGGCGTGGCGTTCAGCCACGAAGGCGAGGAGCACTGGGACGACGCAGCCACGCAGTACGAGCGTCTGGACGGTCTCGGCGGTGTCTACGAGCAGTCGGCCGCCTTCCACCAGGCGCGCATCCTGCTCGCCAAGGGTGAGCGCGAGACCGCCATCGAGCGCCTCCAGGCCCTGATCGAGGCGCTGCGCGCCGAAGACGCCCCGGACCTCACCTACGTGCGGGACCAGGCTGAGCTCACCCTCATGTCGCTGGACGCCTCCCTGGTGCAGCGCACCGCCGCGCCGGCCGGCCTCGACTCGCTGCCTCCCGAGCTTCTGGAGCAACTCTTGAGGCAGCAGGGAGCGCGCTGAGCGTGCCCCGCGCCACTGAACCACGCCCCGTGCAGCGTCCCGAGGCGTGCACGTGGCTCTTCCTCGTCACACTCTGGCCGTTGGCCGTGGGCCTGATGGCCTGCGGGAGCGTCGGCGCCACGCCCACCTCCTACTCGTGGCTTGGCGCGGGCTCCGCCATCCCGGACCGCGGCGAAGAGGGCACGGGCGCCATGCGCGTGCAGTGGCAGGTGTCGCTCATCGACCAGAGCAACAGCCGCTACATCCCGGTGGAGCTGGCCTCGCCGGGCTTCGACCCGGGTCGCGGCCGCATCTATCTCGGCGCCTCGGATGGCCGCTTCCGCGCGTTCGACGCCAACGGTCGCGTGCTGTTCCGCTACAACCTGGGCGCCCCCATCGAGAGCGCCCCCGCCGTGGATCTCGAACGCGATCAGGTCTTCGTGGCGGGCGCCGATGGCCGCGTGCACGCGCTGCGCGGCGCGGACGCAGAGCCCATCTGGCGCGGTCGTGCTCCCGGCATCGTGCGCACGCAGCCCTTGCTGACTCGTGACGCCGTCTACATCGTCACCGAGGACGACGTGGTGGTGGCGCTCTCCCGCGAGGACGGCGAGTCTCTCTGGACGTATCGCCGCGAGCCGGCGGGCGAGTTCCACATCGCGGGGCACGCGGGGCTCACCATCGTGGGGCGGCGGCTGCTGGCGGGCTTCAGCGACGGCACCGTGGCTGCCCTGGACATGACCGACGGCAGCGTGCTCTGGGAGCGCGCCACCGATGTGGACATCGAGGCCACCGAGGGTGGGGCGCCCGTCTTCACGGACGTGGACACCACGCCGGTCGTCATCGGCGAGACCATCTACATCGCGTCCTTCCACGCCGGGCTCTACGCGCTCGCTCTCAGCAACGGCAGCGTGCTCTGGCGTGAGCCCGAGCAGCTCACCATCACGTCCATGGTCGCGAGCGCGGGGCGGCTGCTGGTGGCCAGCGCGGACCGTGGCCTCGAGCTCATGGAGCCCGACTCGCGCGCGGTCATCTGGTCGCGTGCGTCCGAGCGCGGCGCGGTCACCGCCCCCGTGCTCACCCCTCAGGGGTTGGTGCTGGTGGGCGACAGCCAGGGCTCGTTCGTAGCGCTGGCCATGCAGAGCGGCCAAGAGCTCGGCCGCCTCGATGGGGGCAACGGTTTCTCCGCGCCGGCCGGCGTCTCGCACGACCTCGCGGTGGTGCTGACCAACGGCGGCGACGCGCTCTGCCTGCGCCTGCGCTGAGCCGCGGGCACGCTGCACGCGCCGGGCATCAAGGCTGCGTGTAGCGCTCGCGCTGCACGTGCACCACGCGCTCTTGGCGGCCCCGGCGAACGCGCAGGATGGCGGGCACGCCCTCGGCGCCGCGCAGCATGGAGCGCGCCTCGCCCGGTGAGTTCACGGGCATGTCGTCGATCTCGATGAGCTGGTCGCCCACGCGCAGGCCGGCGCGGGCGGCGCGCGACCCCTCCACCACGGCGCTGATCTCGGTCTCCTGGTCACCCATGGCCACGGCGATGGCCACGCCCGTCACGCGCTGCCCCTCACCGGCTTCGCCCTCGGGGTCTTCGGAGCGCACCTCGCTCTCGGCTTCGCCGTCCGCGAACGGGATGCGGCCGCTCAGGCGAATGTATGCGTCTTGGACCAGCTCGCCCGCGTCCACGCGGATGGGACGGCTGGTGCTGCCCGTGCCTGCGGCGGGGTGGCGCGCCATCAGCATCAGGTCGCCAGCCGGGACGGGCCCGAGCACGAACGCACCCTGGTCATCCACGCGCGCCGCCGTGGCCCAGTCGGGCGTGGGACCCACGGCCACCTCGGCGCCGATGGCCGCCTCGCCCACCATGTCCACCACCAGGCCCGTGACGTGGGCGCCGCGCACCAGCGTCACCTCGTCCAGGTACGCGATCACCTCGCCGCGCCGCAGCTCGAGCGACGCGCTGGTCTCGGTCAGGAGGTGGGCCACCGAGCGCAGCTGCAGGGTGTAGTCGCCCACCCCGATGCGCTCGAACACGAAGCGCCCCTCGGCGTCGGAGTAGGCCTGCTGGCGCGGGCGCCCGTCACGGAACAGCACCACCTCCACGTCGGCGGCGGGTCCCAGGTCGTCCACCACGCTGCCGCGCAGCGTGCCCGCGGGCAGCAGCACCACGGCCAGCTCGTCCTCGGTGGAGGTGACGTCCAGCTCCTCGTCCGCTAGCTCTTCGTGCGACACCACGATGCGATACGGGGGCGGGGGCAGCCCGGTGATCTCGAACGCGCCGTCGTCTGCAGCCACCACCACGCGGTGGTGCGGGAAGCGCGCGGACATGGACTCGAGGCGCAGCGTGGCCCCGGCCACGGGCAGCTCGTCCATGTCGAAGATGCGACCGCGCAACGTGTGCAGCGTAGCGCTCAGGCGCAGGGTCACGGCCTGCCGCTCCACGTCCTGTAGCTCCACGCGCGCGCGCACAGCCGGCAGCGCCGGTGCGGTGGCGGTGAGCGTCACGCTGCCCCGTCCGGCCTGGAACTCGAACGTCCCGTCGGTGGCGGACAGCGTGGTCTCCGGCGGCTGCCCAGGGATGCGCAGCTCCACCAGCACGTGCGCCACCGGGAAGTCGGCCGCGTCGATCACCCGTCCTTCGATGAGCGTGCCGGGCTGCAACACCAGCTCCACGCCAGCGCGCTCTTCGCCGGGCCGAAGCGTGAACGTCTCGGTGGACAGCGGCGCATACGACGGCGCGCTCACCCGCAGGCGCACGCGGCCCGGCGCGATGCCCGTCACCAGGAACGATCCGTCGGCTTCGGTCACGGCCTGGCCCGTGAGCTGACGTGACGCGCCGCTGGGGTCCAGCGGGATGGGCGGGATCTCACCCAGCGTGACGCCCAGCGCGCCGTCCGAAGTGAGCGGCACCGGCCCCGCGCGCTGCACGGCGAAGAGGTCGGCGAAGCGCAGCGAGGCGTGCGTGGCGTCGTCCACCACCTCGACAGTGGCCCCGGCGACCGGGTGCCCGAGGTGGTCGATGACGCGTCCGGCCAGAGAGGCGGCGCGCTGCAGCTGCACGTTCAGCGGGCCCTCGCGCGGGTCGTGCTCCACCTGGAAAGGGACGAAGCCCTCGGCGGAGACGCGCACCACGTGCTCCTGCGGGAGCAGGCCGGCGACCGTGAAGGTCCCCGTCGCGCCGCTGCCCGCAGCCCGCGGGAGCAGGGAGATGGCCTCTTCCAGCACCAGGATCTCGGCGTCGGCCACGGGCGCGCCCGCCTCGTCCACCACGGTGCCCGTGAGCACCGCGCCCTGCGAGAGCTGCAGGCGCACGAACGGTGTGGGCGCGTGCCGGCCCACCACGATGCCGCCGCGCGGGGCCCCCACCCACTGCCCGTGCGAGGCACGCAGCTCGTAGATGCCCGCCGGCACGTTGGGCCAGGAGAAGCGTCCCGAAGCGTCGGTCTCCACCTCGCGCGGAGGCCACACACCGCTGCCGGCCAGCACCACGCGGGCGCGGTCCACCGGGGCGCCCTGCGGGTCCACCACGACGCCGGCCAGCTGCGCCGCGGGCGACAGCGTGATCGACACGTTGACCTCGTCGCCCACGGCGGGGGTGCGCAGCTCCTGCTGGGTGCGCTCGTGGTTGGGCGCGGTGGCATAGAGCACCAAGTCGGTGTCGGGCGGGAGCGTGTCGAAGATCAGGGAGTCGCCGTCCACGCGGGCCACGTAGCGCGGGTGCTGGCGTCCTGGCGGCACCGCGAACACGGAGATGTCCGCGAGCGGCAGCGTGCTGTCCGTGCGCTCTCCGGGGTCGCGCGCCCCCACGTGGATCCGCGCGCGCGCAGCGGGCTGGAGCTCGGTGCTGGCGTCCACCGAGCTGCCCGACTCGAGCGTGATCTCTTGCGCCGTGGCCACGAAGCCAGGCACGTGCAGCGTGAGCGTGAACGTGCCGGCGGGCAGGTTGGCGAGGTGCACGGGAGGCGCCCCCCGCAGCGCTCTCCGCAGGTTCACGTCGGGGCCGTGCAGCGTCATGAACGCGCCCTCGGGGAGCTCGGCGAAGCGCGTGGCGTCGAGGCGCACCACCAGCTCGGCGTCCCCCAGCGCGGCGGCCTCGCTGCCGGCGTGACCCTCGCCGCCCTCGCCGCCCTGGTCGCTGCCCTCGGTGGGCCCCTGCTGAAGGGTGCCCTCGAGCGCGCTCGAGCCCGGCACCACGACCAGCACCAACGCCAGCAGGCCCACCCACGTGCCCACGCGGGGAGCCTTGCTGCGCACGCGTTCTGCGGGTGCTTTCAGTGGGTCTTGCAAGTTGCCGTGGGGTGTCGAGGAGTCTAACTGGCGGGGGTCGCGGATTCGTCCCGGGCGCACCATACTCGGGCCCGGTGTCCGACGTTCCGTTCATCCCGGTGGGCTGCGATCCCGAGTCCATCTTGCTGACTTTCCCGGTCCCCCGCGAGTTTGCGGGGCTGCGCCTCGACCGCTTCATCCAAAACCGCATCCCGCGGCTCTCGCGCACCCGCGCCAACGAGATCGTGAAGGCCTGCGCCTACCGGCAGGACGGCACGCGGCGGCGGGCCAGCGAGCGCGTGCGGGCGGGGGAGGTGGTGCTGCTGGTGCGGCCCCCCATGAACGAGCCCAGCACGCCGCAGGACTTCGTGGTGCTCTTCGAGGACGAGCACGTGCTGGCGCTGGACAAGCCGGCCGGGCTGCCCATGCACCCCACCGCCACCTACCACAAGCACACGCTCACCTGGCTGCTCAAGGAGCGCTATGGCGTGGACGCGCCGCAGTTCGCGCACCGCCTGGACCGCGAGACCAGCGGCGTGGTCATCTGCGGAAAGTCACGGGACGCCGAGCGCGCGCTCAAGAACTGCTTCCAGTACCGCCACACCGAGAAGACCTACCTGGCCGTGGTGCACGGCACGCCTCCATCCGAGGGGCGCATGGACCTCGATCTGGCGCCCGTCACGGATGGGCTCCACGTCATGATGCAGGCCCTGCCGCAGGGGGAGGGGCTCTCGGCGGTGACCACGTTCCGCACCCTCTCGAGCGGGCCGCACTACTCGCTGCTGGAGCTCACGCCGGAGACGGGCCGCCAGCATCAGCTGCGCGTGCACCTGTCGAACCTGGGCTTCCCCATCGTGGGCGACAAGCTCTATGGCGTGGAGGGGCCGGCCCCCTTCATGGAGTACATCGAGTCCGGCATGACCGACGCCCTCGCGCGCCGCTTGGTGCTGCCGCGTCACGCGCTGCACGCCCACGCCCTGACCATCGAGCACCCGTTCAGCGGAGAGCCGCTGCACATCCGTTCGCCGCTGCCCGCCGAGCTCGCCGCCCTCGTGACGGCGTAGTTCCGTGGGCTCACGTTGGACCTCTCCGGCAGAGCGGCTACAGTCCGAACCATGACTCGTCGCTCTGCTTTCGTCCCTGCTTCGCGCTGCTCCCTGCTCCTGCTGGCCACGGCCGCCGTGCTCGGCTGCGGCGGGGCGGCCCCCGTGGTCCAAGAGACCACCCCGTTCACCGAGCAGGACGCAACGCTGTTCGACCGTGGTGTCAGCTACATCGCGGACCCGGCGGCGCTCGGAGGGGGCTGGGAGGCGGAGTGGGCCGAGGCCCTCGAGCTGCGCGTCCAGCACTCGGACGCCGTCGCCATCGCCACCGGGCACACGTTCCGTGAGGACACCAACCCGCGTCAGCAGCGCACCTACCGGGTGTCGCTCACGCTGGACACGCGCCTCTACGGCGAGCTGCCCGACGAGCTCGAGCTCATCTCGCGTCCCGGCGACGAGGGCTTCGAGTCCGTCAATGGGCAGGAGTCGCGCATCTTGCAGCGCCAGTTCGTGGTGTTCGTGAAGTGGCAGCTCAACGAGGAGACGGGCGCCGTGGAGGCGGCCTTCCATCTCGAGCCCGCCAGCGAGACGGTGCAGGCCCGCGTGCGCGAGCTGGTGGAGCGCATGCACGGCGTGGCCAACGGGCCGCGCACCACGGTGCACTACAACTAGTACCTCGGCAGCTCGCCGATTCGCCTTGCTGCAAGGCTCTATGGGCACCCCCGGCTCAAGCCTGATGATTCAACACATCTGGTACAGGGGCCGACTCGGCTTGCTGCAAGGCACAATGGGCACCCCCGGCTGGAAGCCGGGGGCAGCAGACCAGGCCTCGGCGACCTGAAAGTCCGCCCCTGCGGGTCGGACTAGATGATGGTGAAGTTGGAGGCCGTTCTACCAAGGGTACTCGGCCACATTCAGTCCGCCCTTCGGGCAGGCTGGGTGGTCGACAATGGGTGCGTTCGACCACGGATGGCCGGACGCCGTGTCGGTACCCTTGGTAGGGCATACCCTGCTGTCAGCCATCTAGTCCCCGCTAGGGGACTTTATGCCCATCCAAGCCAGGTTTGCTGCCCCCGGCTTCCAGCCGGGGGTGCCCATTGTGCCTTGCTGCAAGGCGAATAGGGCCCCTAGCAAGATCTGCAGAGTCCTCAGGCCTCAGCCGCGGGTGCCCATCAACGGCCCCTCGCCAATCGGTCAAGATCCGTGACGCGAGGTACTAGCGGCGCTGCCCCTACCGCAGCAGCAGCTCGAGGCGCGGGCGGCGATCGACGTCCAGCGTGTCGGGCGAGGCGAACAGCCAGGGGTCGTCGTCTCCACCGCGCGCCATGCGAACACGCAGCGAAAGCGGGGCACCGGCCACGTCGCGTGCGGCCTCGAGCACATCCAGGCGCACGGCTTGCCGTGCTGTGGGGCGCTCCACGCGGGCCGAGAGCGTGCGGCCAATCGGCAACGGCGGGGTGCGCCGGCGAGCGCCGTCCGTCTCGCTGGGGCGCATGCGTGACACCGCGATGGTGGCCGGCTCGGTGGCCGCGCGCGCGTGCTGGTAGGGGAAGAGCACCAGCACGGCCTCCACCACGTTTCGCTGGCGCGCGGGGATGCTGAAGGTCAGGTCGATGACGGCGTCGGCGTCGCCTCCGAGCGACAGCCTGTCGGACGACCCGTGGCTCGCGCCCGCGCCGTCGTCGGGGTTACTCCAGCCCGTGGCGTAGAGGCCCAGCGACTCACTGAACGTGGCCGCCCGCGCAGGCTCGGGGAGCGGCCGGCAGGTGCCGTCCAGGTCGCAGACCGTGGCCGTGGGGCAACTCTCGGAAGCGCAGGGCGAGCGCGTGGCGCCGCAGCCGGCCCACAGAGAGCAGGCCGCCAACACGAGCAGGACCCCGCCGGACCAAGAGCTCACGCGGCCAGCCACGGGGCCTCCACGCGTGCATGCACCACCTCGCCGGCGTCTTCGCGGGCGGCCTCACGCAGCACCCGGACGCGGCCATCGGCGCTGCGCTCGTAGATGGCGGAGCGGCCCTCGAAGCGTTGGTCCAGCACGCGGCCCACGAGGTGGGCAGTCACTCCGTAGCGCACGCCGGCGAGCTGGCTCAGGCGTGTCTCGAAGCCCTCGAGGCGCCACTGATCGCAGCGCAGCGTGGTCTCCCCCGGGCGGCGGTGCACCCACGCCTCGCGCCACGGCCAGGGGTTGGCCGCGGGCTGCGCCACGATGTGCACCGAAGCGTTGGCGAACGCGCCGCCAACCGGCTGCCACTCGGGCTCGTGTGAGGTGTGCGGCACCAGGAACCCATCGTAGCAAATCAAGGTGCCCACGCGCCCCACGGCCGAGTCGGAGATCTCTCCGGTCCCCGTGTGGTTGGGCGACAGACCAATGCTGTCCTCGATCTCGGGGACCAGGTTCACTTTGCGGGTTCGAGCGGCCACCGACCCGTCTTCGGCGAAGGTGACGCTGGTGTTGTAGACCTCGTCGTCGTCGCCCTCGAGGATGGCGCTGCCCGCCACGATGGTGGCCCCCGACGCGCGCGCCAGCTCGGCGAAGGTGTCATGGTAGAGCCCCGAGATCTCGTCCGTGAGCGTGAGCAGGGCGGCTCGCTGCGGGTGCTCGCGCCCCACCCGGCGCAGCGCGCGCAGGAAGGGCAGCGGCCGGCGCGCGATGCCCAGCGCGAACGCCGCGTTGACCGATGGCATGCGCGTGGACAGCCCACCCAACACCGTGAGGGCCAAGAACGCGCCGTAGTTCTCGGGGAACACCAACAGGGCCGGGACGCCGGGGCGGCGCAGCGCATCACAGCTGGCCACGGAGGCGCGCGTGGCGTCGCGGAAGGCCTGCGCGCTGCGATACGTCTTCGGGCTGATGTGCGCCTGGACGGCGAAGAGGTCGAGCTCCGGCACGCGCGCAGCATAACCGCTTTCACCCCCTCGCTCGCGCTATAGTGGCGGCGATGTCTAGCCGATCACACGCCCCCCAACGCCGCTCGCGCAGCTGGCTAACCCTCGGACTCTGTGCTGCCGCCCTGCTGGGCTGCGGAGAAGACGCTCCGAGCCCCAGCACGGGAGCCGGACCCATCCCCACGGCCCCCACCACGGCGGTCACTCCCCCCGAGGCGCCCCCCGAGCCGCCGCAGCCGGCGGGACCCACCGCCACCGGCGCCAGCTTCTCGCTGGTGTCGTCGGGCGCGGAGTCCTACCGGGCCGGCGAGGTGGGGCAGTTCGCCATCGAGCTCACGGGGCGCGACGGATGGCACGTGAACATGGAGTACCCCACCGTGGTGCAGCTGGAAGGCGAGGGGCTCTCGTTCCCCAGCCCGCGCCTCGAGCGCGCGCAGGCGGCCCAGTT
This window of the Sandaracinaceae bacterium genome carries:
- a CDS encoding RluA family pseudouridine synthase yields the protein MSDVPFIPVGCDPESILLTFPVPREFAGLRLDRFIQNRIPRLSRTRANEIVKACAYRQDGTRRRASERVRAGEVVLLVRPPMNEPSTPQDFVVLFEDEHVLALDKPAGLPMHPTATYHKHTLTWLLKERYGVDAPQFAHRLDRETSGVVICGKSRDAERALKNCFQYRHTEKTYLAVVHGTPPSEGRMDLDLAPVTDGLHVMMQALPQGEGLSAVTTFRTLSSGPHYSLLELTPETGRQHQLRVHLSNLGFPIVGDKLYGVEGPAPFMEYIESGMTDALARRLVLPRHALHAHALTIEHPFSGEPLHIRSPLPAELAALVTA
- a CDS encoding PQQ-binding-like beta-propeller repeat protein; amino-acid sequence: MQRPEACTWLFLVTLWPLAVGLMACGSVGATPTSYSWLGAGSAIPDRGEEGTGAMRVQWQVSLIDQSNSRYIPVELASPGFDPGRGRIYLGASDGRFRAFDANGRVLFRYNLGAPIESAPAVDLERDQVFVAGADGRVHALRGADAEPIWRGRAPGIVRTQPLLTRDAVYIVTEDDVVVALSREDGESLWTYRREPAGEFHIAGHAGLTIVGRRLLAGFSDGTVAALDMTDGSVLWERATDVDIEATEGGAPVFTDVDTTPVVIGETIYIASFHAGLYALALSNGSVLWREPEQLTITSMVASAGRLLVASADRGLELMEPDSRAVIWSRASERGAVTAPVLTPQGLVLVGDSQGSFVALAMQSGQELGRLDGGNGFSAPAGVSHDLAVVLTNGGDALCLRLR
- a CDS encoding carboxypeptidase regulatory-like domain-containing protein; translated protein: MRSKAPRVGTWVGLLALVLVVVPGSSALEGTLQQGPTEGSDQGGEGGEGHAGSEAAALGDAELVVRLDATRFAELPEGAFMTLHGPDVNLRRALRGAPPVHLANLPAGTFTLTLHVPGFVATAQEITLESGSSVDASTELQPAARARIHVGARDPGERTDSTLPLADISVFAVPPGRQHPRYVARVDGDSLIFDTLPPDTDLVLYATAPNHERTQQELRTPAVGDEVNVSITLSPAAQLAGVVVDPQGAPVDRARVVLAGSGVWPPREVETDASGRFSWPNVPAGIYELRASHGQWVGAPRGGIVVGRHAPTPFVRLQLSQGAVLTGTVVDEAGAPVADAEILVLEEAISLLPRAAGSGATGTFTVAGLLPQEHVVRVSAEGFVPFQVEHDPREGPLNVQLQRAASLAGRVIDHLGHPVAGATVEVVDDATHASLRFADLFAVQRAGPVPLTSDGALGVTLGEIPPIPLDPSGASRQLTGQAVTEADGSFLVTGIAPGRVRLRVSAPSYAPLSTETFTLRPGEERAGVELVLQPGTLIEGRVIDAADFPVAHVLVELRIPGQPPETTLSATDGTFEFQAGRGSVTLTATAPALPAVRARVELQDVERQAVTLRLSATLHTLRGRIFDMDELPVAGATLRLESMSARFPHHRVVVAADDGAFEITGLPPPPYRIVVSHEELADEELDVTSTEDELAVVLLPAGTLRGSVVDDLGPAADVEVVLFRDGRPRQQAYSDAEGRFVFERIGVGDYTLQLRSVAHLLTETSASLELRRGEVIAYLDEVTLVRGAHVTGLVVDMVGEAAIGAEVAVGPTPDWATAARVDDQGAFVLGPVPAGDLMLMARHPAAGTGSTSRPIRVDAGELVQDAYIRLSGRIPFADGEAESEVRSEDPEGEAGEGQRVTGVAIAVAMGDQETEISAVVEGSRAARAGLRVGDQLIEIDDMPVNSPGEARSMLRGAEGVPAILRVRRGRQERVVHVQRERYTQP